A window from Pseudomonas moraviensis encodes these proteins:
- the flgJ gene encoding flagellar assembly peptidoglycan hydrolase FlgJ encodes MDMRKSGLVSSSDSGSYSDLNRLNQLKVGDKNSDENMRKVAQEFESLFLGEMLKSMRSATEALGQDNPLNTPAAKQYQEMYDQQLAVSMSREGGGIGLADVLIRQMSKNKPMAPGEAAAASAAKQQEALAKAAAVPTPIAAGTVATGPLSRVNGERPLWASRSVHAPNTDISHRNDMALINQRRLALPPKLADRLLAGLVPSAPSAATATTTTAATNALPQRAATTAISGSGALYNGDWLARAEEQKAAGGQMQVYGRAMAQIPLAPAKKAFSSADEFVNTMLPMAKEAADRIGVDPRYLVAQAALETGWGKSVMRAQDGSSSHNLFGIKASSNWKGDSARAITSEFRNGAMVKETAEFRSYASYKDSFHDLVTLLQSNNRYQEVLKSADNPEQFVRELQKAGYATDPNYATKISQIAKQMNSFENYAAAGVSTTPL; translated from the coding sequence ATGGATATGCGCAAAAGCGGTCTGGTCAGCAGCAGCGATTCGGGTTCCTACTCGGACCTCAATCGTCTGAACCAGCTCAAGGTCGGCGACAAGAACAGCGACGAAAACATGCGCAAGGTGGCGCAGGAGTTCGAGTCGCTGTTCCTTGGCGAAATGCTCAAGTCGATGCGTTCGGCCACCGAAGCGCTCGGCCAGGACAACCCGCTCAACACGCCAGCGGCCAAGCAGTACCAGGAAATGTACGACCAGCAACTGGCGGTTTCCATGTCCCGCGAGGGCGGTGGTATCGGCCTGGCTGACGTGCTGATCCGGCAGATGTCGAAGAACAAACCGATGGCGCCGGGCGAGGCTGCGGCTGCGTCCGCCGCCAAGCAACAGGAAGCGCTGGCCAAGGCCGCCGCCGTGCCGACACCGATTGCCGCCGGCACCGTCGCCACCGGTCCACTGTCCCGCGTCAACGGCGAGCGTCCGTTGTGGGCATCGCGCTCGGTGCATGCGCCGAATACCGATATTTCCCATCGCAACGACATGGCGCTGATCAATCAGCGGCGTCTGGCGCTGCCGCCGAAACTGGCCGATCGCTTGCTCGCGGGCCTGGTACCGTCGGCGCCGAGCGCTGCCACTGCGACCACCACGACGGCCGCGACCAACGCCTTGCCGCAACGTGCTGCGACCACCGCCATCAGCGGTTCCGGCGCGTTGTACAACGGCGACTGGCTGGCCCGTGCCGAAGAACAGAAAGCCGCCGGCGGGCAGATGCAGGTCTACGGCCGCGCCATGGCGCAGATTCCGCTGGCACCGGCGAAGAAGGCCTTCAGTTCGGCCGACGAATTCGTCAACACCATGCTGCCGATGGCCAAGGAAGCCGCCGACCGCATCGGCGTTGATCCGCGTTATCTGGTAGCGCAAGCGGCACTGGAAACCGGCTGGGGCAAATCGGTCATGCGCGCCCAGGACGGCAGCAGCAGCCACAACCTGTTCGGCATCAAGGCGAGCAGCAACTGGAAGGGCGATTCGGCCCGCGCGATCACCAGCGAGTTCCGCAATGGCGCGATGGTCAAGGAGACCGCGGAGTTCCGTTCCTATGCCTCGTACAAGGACAGCTTCCACGATCTGGTGACGTTGCTGCAGAGCAACAATCGCTATCAAGAAGTGCTGAAGTCTGCCGATAACCCAGAACAGTTTGTACGCGAGTTGCAGAAGGCCGGTTACGCCACCGACCCGAACTACGCGACGAAGATTTCGCAAATTGCCAAGCAGATGAACAGTTTTGAAAACTACGCTGCGGCGGGTGTCTCCACCACGCCTTTATAA
- the phhA gene encoding phenylalanine 4-monooxygenase, whose amino-acid sequence MKQTQYVAREPDAQGFIDYPAEEHAVWNTLITRQLKVIEGRACQEYLDGIEKLGLPHDRIPQLAEINKVLGETTGWQVARVPALIPFQTFFELLASKQFPVATFIRTREELDYLQEPDIFHEIFGHCPLLTNPYFAEFTHTYGKLGLQATKEERVYLARLYWMTIEFGLVDTPQGKRIYGGGILSSPKESVYCLSDEPEHQLFDPLEAMRTPYRIDILQPLYFVLPNLKRLFDVAHEDIMAMVRQGMQLGLHAPKFPPKPKAA is encoded by the coding sequence ATGAAGCAGACGCAATACGTGGCTCGCGAGCCCGATGCGCAAGGTTTTATCGACTACCCCGCCGAAGAACATGCGGTGTGGAACACGCTGATCACTCGCCAGTTGAAGGTGATTGAAGGTCGTGCGTGCCAGGAATACCTGGACGGTATCGAAAAACTCGGTCTGCCCCACGACCGCATTCCGCAACTGGCGGAGATCAACAAAGTCCTTGGCGAGACCACAGGCTGGCAGGTCGCCCGGGTGCCGGCGCTGATTCCTTTCCAGACTTTTTTCGAATTGCTCGCCAGCAAGCAATTCCCCGTCGCTACCTTCATCCGTACCCGCGAAGAACTCGACTATCTGCAGGAGCCGGACATCTTTCACGAGATCTTTGGCCACTGCCCGCTGCTGACCAACCCGTATTTCGCCGAATTCACCCACACCTACGGCAAGCTCGGTCTGCAGGCGACCAAGGAAGAGCGCGTGTACCTGGCGCGGTTGTACTGGATGACCATCGAATTCGGTCTGGTTGACACCCCGCAGGGCAAGCGCATTTACGGTGGCGGGATTCTGTCCTCGCCGAAAGAAAGCGTTTACTGCTTGTCGGACGAGCCGGAGCATCAGTTGTTCGATCCCCTGGAAGCCATGCGCACGCCGTATCGCATCGACATCCTGCAACCGCTGTACTTCGTCTTGCCGAATCTCAAGCGCCTGTTCGATGTCGCCCATGAAGACATCATGGCCATGGTTCGCCAGGGCATGCAGTTGGGCTTGCACGCGCCAAAATTTCCGCCGAAACCCAAAGCCGCCTGA
- a CDS encoding flagellar basal body P-ring protein FlgI translates to MVAALLMSAAFTAHAERLKDIASISGVRSNQLIGYGLVVGLNGTGDQTTQTPFTLQTFNNMLSQFGIKVPPGSGNVQLKNVAAVSVSADLPAFAKPGQQVDITVSSIGNSKSLRGGTLLLTPLKGIDGNVYAIAQGNLVVGGFDAEGRDGSKITVNVPSAGRIPGGASVERAVPSGFNQGNSLTLNLNRSDFTTAKRIVDKVNDMLGPGVAQAIDGGSVRVTAPLDPSQRVDYLSILENLEIDPGQAVAKVIINSRTGTIVIGQNVKVSPAAVTHGSLTVTITEDPIVSQPGPLSNGQTAVVPRSRVNAEQEAKPMFKFGPGTTLDEIVRAVNQVGAAPGDLMAILEALKQAGALQADLIVI, encoded by the coding sequence ATGGTGGCCGCATTATTGATGTCTGCGGCTTTCACCGCACACGCCGAGCGGCTGAAAGACATCGCCAGCATTTCCGGCGTGCGCTCCAACCAGTTGATCGGTTACGGCCTGGTGGTCGGGCTTAACGGCACCGGTGACCAGACGACGCAGACTCCGTTCACCCTGCAGACCTTCAACAACATGCTCTCGCAGTTCGGCATCAAGGTACCGCCGGGATCGGGCAACGTGCAGTTGAAGAACGTCGCGGCGGTGTCGGTGAGTGCCGATCTGCCGGCGTTTGCCAAACCGGGTCAGCAGGTCGATATCACCGTGTCCTCGATCGGTAACTCCAAGAGCCTGCGTGGCGGCACCTTGTTGCTGACCCCGCTCAAGGGTATCGACGGCAACGTCTATGCAATTGCTCAGGGCAACCTCGTGGTCGGCGGTTTCGATGCCGAAGGTCGTGACGGTTCGAAGATCACCGTCAACGTTCCGTCGGCCGGCCGCATCCCTGGCGGTGCGTCGGTGGAACGTGCAGTGCCGAGCGGTTTCAACCAGGGCAACAGCCTGACGCTGAACCTCAACCGCTCCGACTTCACCACCGCCAAGCGCATCGTCGACAAGGTCAACGACATGCTCGGTCCTGGCGTCGCCCAAGCCATCGACGGCGGTTCGGTGCGCGTGACTGCGCCACTGGATCCGAGCCAGCGCGTCGACTACCTGTCGATCCTGGAAAACCTCGAAATCGATCCGGGTCAGGCGGTGGCGAAGGTCATCATCAACTCGCGCACCGGCACCATCGTCATCGGCCAGAACGTGAAAGTGTCGCCAGCCGCCGTAACCCACGGCAGCCTGACCGTGACCATCACCGAAGACCCGATCGTCAGCCAGCCGGGGCCGCTGTCCAACGGCCAGACCGCCGTCGTGCCGCGCTCGCGGGTGAATGCTGAACAGGAAGCCAAACCGATGTTCAAGTTCGGCCCGGGCACCACCCTCGACGAGATCGTCCGTGCGGTGAACCAGGTCGGCGCGGCGCCGGGTGACTTGATGGCGATTCTTGAAGCTCTGAAACAGGCCGGCGCATTGCAAGCCGACCTGATCGTGATCTGA
- a CDS encoding sigma-54-dependent transcriptional regulator — MRIKVHCQNRIGILRDILNLLVAYGINVARGEVGGEHGNAIYLHCPNLINIQFQALRPKFEAIGGVFGVKRVGLMPSERRHMELNALLGALEFPVLSIDMGGSIVAANRAAAQLLGVRVDEVPGIPLSRYAEDFDLPELVRANKSRINGMRVKVKGDIFLADIAPLQSEHDDSEAMAGAVLTLHRADRVGERIYNVRKQELRGFDSIFQSSKVMAAVVREARRMAPLDAPLLIEGETGTGKELLARACHLASPRGQSPLMALNCAGLPESMAETELFGYGPGAFEGARAEGKLGLLELTAGGTLFLDGVGEMSPRLQVKLLRFLQDGCFRRVGSDEEVYLDVRVICATQVDLSELCARGEFRQDLYHRLNVLSLHIPPLRECLDGLTPLVEHFLDQASRQIGCPLPKLVPAAMERLSHYHWPGNVRQLENVLFQAVSLCDGGKVKAEHIRLPDYGVRQPLGDFSLDGNLDEIVGRFEKAVLERLYSEHPSSRQLGKRLGVSHTTIANKLREYEVGKDAAE, encoded by the coding sequence ATGCGCATCAAAGTCCACTGCCAGAACCGCATCGGCATCCTGCGCGACATTCTCAATCTGCTGGTGGCGTACGGGATCAATGTTGCCCGCGGTGAGGTGGGTGGTGAGCATGGCAATGCGATCTATCTGCACTGTCCGAACCTGATCAACATCCAGTTCCAGGCGCTGCGGCCGAAGTTCGAGGCGATTGGTGGAGTGTTCGGGGTCAAGCGTGTCGGCCTGATGCCCAGCGAACGCCGGCATATGGAATTGAATGCGTTGCTCGGCGCGCTGGAGTTTCCGGTGTTGTCGATCGACATGGGCGGCTCGATCGTTGCGGCCAACCGCGCGGCAGCGCAATTGCTCGGGGTGCGCGTCGATGAAGTGCCGGGGATTCCGCTGTCGCGTTATGCCGAGGATTTCGACCTGCCGGAACTGGTGCGCGCCAACAAGTCGCGGATCAACGGCATGCGGGTCAAGGTCAAGGGCGACATCTTTCTCGCCGACATCGCGCCGCTGCAATCGGAGCACGACGACAGCGAGGCCATGGCCGGCGCGGTGCTGACCCTGCACCGCGCCGATCGCGTCGGCGAGCGTATCTACAATGTGCGCAAACAGGAACTGCGGGGCTTCGACAGTATCTTCCAGAGCTCGAAAGTCATGGCCGCCGTGGTCCGCGAAGCGCGACGCATGGCGCCGCTGGATGCGCCGCTATTAATAGAAGGCGAAACCGGCACCGGCAAGGAGCTGCTCGCGCGCGCCTGCCACCTCGCGAGTCCGCGTGGGCAATCGCCGTTGATGGCGCTCAACTGCGCCGGGTTGCCGGAGTCGATGGCCGAGACCGAACTGTTCGGCTACGGCCCAGGCGCCTTCGAAGGTGCGCGGGCCGAAGGCAAGCTCGGCCTGCTGGAGTTGACCGCTGGCGGCACGCTGTTTCTCGATGGCGTTGGCGAGATGAGCCCGCGTTTGCAGGTCAAGCTGTTGCGCTTTCTCCAGGACGGTTGCTTCCGCCGTGTCGGCAGCGATGAAGAGGTCTATCTCGACGTGCGGGTAATCTGCGCGACGCAGGTGGATTTGTCCGAACTGTGCGCGCGCGGCGAGTTTCGCCAGGATCTGTATCACCGCTTGAATGTGTTGTCGCTGCACATTCCGCCACTGCGCGAATGCCTCGACGGTTTGACGCCGCTGGTCGAGCACTTCCTCGATCAGGCCAGTCGGCAGATCGGCTGCCCGCTGCCGAAACTGGTCCCGGCGGCGATGGAGCGGCTCAGCCATTACCACTGGCCGGGCAACGTGCGGCAACTGGAGAACGTGCTGTTCCAGGCGGTTTCGTTGTGCGACGGCGGTAAGGTCAAGGCCGAACATATCCGCCTGCCGGATTACGGCGTGCGTCAGCCGCTTGGCGATTTTTCCCTCGACGGAAATCTCGACGAGATCGTCGGGCGTTTCGAGAAAGCGGTACTGGAACGGTTGTATTCCGAGCACCCGAGCAGTCGACAACTGGGCAAGCGGCTCGGTGTTTCGCACACCACGATTGCCAACAAGCTGCGTGAATATGAGGTGGGCAAAGACGCGGCCGAATAA
- the flgK gene encoding flagellar hook-associated protein FlgK: protein MSLLNIGMSGLSASQSSLATTGNNIANVDTAGYSRQQTVQGTKSSQQYGSVFIGTGTTLADVRRVYNSYLESQLHTATSLDSESAAFLKQATPLDSILSDTNTGLTGVLQKFFTSMQGVSTSATDDTSRQSVLTGAQALTSRFNTLAKQLNDQNTTINGSLGDMTAQVNKLATSIANLNQKIGEISTSGGAPNDLLDSRNEAVRQLSELTGAQVVERGTSFDIYVGSGQPLVIGNTTNSLSMVASKTDPSRMAIQMDRGSSTIDITSVISGGEIGGLLTYRKEVLDPSLNELGRVALVIADQINSQQAQGIDKNGDFGAAIFNNINSAALISQRSIAKDGNSAGSGNLDVTIKDTGKLTTSDYQVTFTSATDYTVKRSDGTDLGAFSTTTNPPPVIDGFTLALNGGALSAGDSFKITPTRNAAASIQTVLSDPKKIAAAGPLTGVASANGLGNYTQPTLSDKIDIYNPTAQADMQAALKNSTPVKLVFGAASGGSQSYNLVDAKGATIGTGTIVPGQSNTLNLKVGIVDASGNPVMDTTVTPNVQKTFTVQTTVGGTPKSGETFTMNLTGAASSDNRNAQALVALQTKQTVDTGSASKGISLTDAYNTLVTNVGTKTAQGKSDSAATTAILENAKGARDSLSGVNLDEETGNLVKYQQYYTASSQIIKAAQETFATLINSL, encoded by the coding sequence ATGAGTTTGCTCAATATCGGGATGTCGGGACTGTCGGCCAGCCAGTCCTCTCTGGCTACGACAGGCAACAACATTGCCAACGTCGACACCGCCGGTTATTCACGTCAGCAAACCGTGCAGGGCACCAAGTCCTCGCAGCAGTACGGCAGCGTTTTCATCGGCACGGGCACGACCCTGGCCGACGTGCGTCGGGTGTACAACTCGTACCTGGAGTCGCAGCTGCACACCGCGACTTCCCTGGACAGCGAATCGGCCGCGTTCCTCAAGCAGGCGACGCCGCTGGATTCCATTCTGTCGGACACCAACACCGGCCTGACCGGTGTACTGCAGAAATTCTTCACCTCGATGCAGGGCGTATCGACGTCGGCCACCGATGACACTTCGCGTCAGTCGGTGTTGACCGGTGCGCAGGCGCTGACCAGCCGCTTCAATACCCTGGCCAAGCAGCTCAACGATCAGAACACCACGATCAACGGCAGCCTCGGCGACATGACCGCCCAGGTGAACAAACTCGCCACGTCGATCGCCAATCTCAACCAGAAGATCGGCGAAATCTCCACCAGTGGCGGGGCGCCGAACGACCTGCTCGACAGCCGTAACGAAGCGGTGCGTCAGCTGTCCGAGCTGACCGGTGCCCAGGTCGTCGAGCGCGGCACCAGCTTCGACATTTATGTCGGCAGCGGTCAGCCACTGGTCATCGGCAACACCACCAACAGCCTGAGCATGGTCGCGAGCAAGACCGACCCGTCGCGCATGGCGATCCAGATGGATCGCGGTTCGAGCACCATCGACATCACCTCGGTGATCAGCGGTGGCGAAATCGGTGGCCTGCTGACCTATCGCAAGGAAGTCCTCGACCCGTCGCTCAACGAGCTCGGTCGCGTGGCCCTGGTGATTGCCGATCAGATCAACAGCCAGCAAGCCCAGGGCATCGACAAGAACGGTGACTTCGGCGCGGCGATTTTCAACAACATCAACAGTGCCGCACTGATCAGTCAGCGCAGCATTGCGAAGGATGGCAACAGCGCCGGTTCGGGCAACCTCGATGTGACCATCAAGGACACCGGCAAGCTGACCACCAGCGATTATCAGGTGACCTTCACCAGCGCCACCGATTACACCGTCAAGCGTTCCGACGGCACCGATCTGGGCGCGTTCAGCACCACGACCAACCCGCCGCCAGTGATTGACGGCTTTACCCTGGCCTTGAATGGCGGCGCGCTGAGCGCGGGTGACTCGTTCAAGATCACGCCGACCCGCAACGCGGCGGCGAGCATTCAGACCGTGCTCAGCGATCCGAAGAAAATCGCTGCGGCAGGTCCCTTGACCGGCGTCGCCAGCGCCAACGGCCTGGGCAATTACACCCAGCCGACGCTCAGCGACAAGATCGACATCTACAACCCGACCGCCCAGGCCGACATGCAGGCGGCGTTGAAGAATTCGACGCCGGTCAAACTGGTATTCGGCGCAGCCAGCGGCGGCAGCCAGTCATACAATCTGGTGGATGCCAAGGGCGCGACCATCGGCACCGGCACCATCGTGCCTGGCCAGTCGAACACGCTGAACCTGAAAGTCGGCATCGTCGATGCCAGCGGCAACCCGGTGATGGACACTACCGTCACGCCGAACGTACAGAAGACCTTCACCGTGCAGACCACCGTGGGCGGCACGCCGAAATCCGGCGAGACCTTCACCATGAACCTGACCGGCGCGGCGTCTTCGGACAACCGCAACGCTCAGGCACTGGTCGCGTTGCAAACCAAACAGACCGTGGACACCGGTTCGGCGAGCAAGGGCATCAGCCTGACCGACGCCTACAACACCCTGGTGACCAACGTCGGTACCAAGACCGCCCAAGGCAAATCCGACAGCGCCGCGACCACGGCGATTCTGGAGAACGCCAAGGGTGCCCGCGATTCGCTGTCCGGGGTCAACCTGGACGAAGAAACCGGCAACCTGGTCAAGTACCAGCAGTACTACACAGCGTCTTCGCAGATCATCAAAGCTGCGCAGGAAACTTTCGCCACGCTGATCAACAGCCTTTAA
- a CDS encoding flagellar basal body rod protein FlgF, translating into MDKYLYVAMTGASQNALAQRAHANNLANISTNGFQRDLEQARSMPVFGDSFPARAFAMSERPATDFTPGSLVQTGRELDVAVSGNGFIAVQNPGGGESYVRTGSLNIDALGVLRAGNGMPVIGNGGPIAVPPEQQVEVGEDGTISIRAMGEGPRVMAEVDRIKLVNPDIKNMNKGLDGSIYTKDGQPAQADANVKLVSGFLESSNVNAVEEMTSVLALAKQFELHVKMMNTAKDDDQAMARVLQIS; encoded by the coding sequence GTGGACAAGTACCTTTATGTGGCAATGACCGGCGCCAGCCAGAACGCACTGGCGCAGCGGGCGCATGCCAACAACCTGGCGAACATCTCCACCAACGGCTTTCAGCGCGACCTCGAACAGGCGCGGTCGATGCCGGTGTTTGGTGACAGCTTTCCGGCGCGCGCGTTTGCCATGAGCGAGCGTCCCGCCACCGATTTCACCCCGGGCTCGCTGGTGCAGACCGGTCGTGAACTCGACGTCGCGGTATCCGGCAACGGTTTCATCGCCGTGCAGAACCCCGGTGGCGGTGAAAGCTACGTGCGCACCGGCAGCCTGAACATCGACGCCCTCGGCGTGCTGCGCGCCGGCAACGGCATGCCGGTAATCGGTAACGGCGGCCCGATCGCTGTGCCGCCCGAGCAGCAGGTCGAAGTCGGTGAAGACGGCACCATCAGCATCCGCGCCATGGGTGAAGGCCCGCGCGTGATGGCCGAAGTCGACCGCATCAAGCTGGTCAACCCGGACATCAAGAACATGAACAAAGGTCTCGACGGTTCGATTTACACCAAGGACGGCCAGCCGGCGCAAGCCGACGCCAACGTCAAACTGGTCTCGGGTTTCCTCGAGTCGAGCAACGTCAATGCCGTGGAAGAAATGACCTCGGTGCTGGCCCTGGCCAAGCAGTTCGAGTTGCACGTCAAGATGATGAACACCGCCAAAGACGACGACCAGGCCATGGCTCGGGTCTTGCAGATCAGCTAA
- the flgG gene encoding flagellar basal-body rod protein FlgG, giving the protein MLPALWVAKTGLSAQDTNLTTISNNLANVSTTGFKRDRAEFQDLLYQIKRQPGAQSTQDSELPSGLQVGTGVRIVGTQKNFTAGSLQTTEQPLDMAIDGRGFFQILQPDGTTSYTRDGTFHLDSNGQIVNASGFALEPAIIIPNDAQTFTVGRDGTVSITIAGNPASQVIGNLQTADFINPAGLQAVGNNLFLETAASGAPQIGTPGLNGFGTTLQNTLETSNVSTVEEMVNMITTQRAYEMNSKVISTADQMLSFVTQNL; this is encoded by the coding sequence ATGCTTCCGGCTCTATGGGTTGCCAAAACCGGTCTGTCCGCCCAGGACACCAACCTGACCACCATTTCCAACAACCTGGCGAACGTTTCGACCACGGGTTTCAAACGTGACCGTGCCGAGTTCCAGGACCTGCTGTACCAGATCAAGCGTCAGCCAGGTGCTCAGTCGACCCAGGACAGCGAACTGCCGTCGGGTCTGCAAGTGGGTACCGGTGTGCGCATTGTCGGCACCCAGAAGAACTTCACCGCCGGCAGCCTGCAAACCACCGAGCAGCCGCTGGACATGGCCATCGACGGTCGCGGTTTCTTCCAGATCCTGCAGCCGGATGGCACCACGTCCTACACCCGTGACGGTACGTTCCACCTCGACTCCAATGGCCAGATCGTCAACGCCAGCGGTTTCGCTCTGGAGCCGGCGATCATCATCCCGAACGATGCGCAGACCTTCACCGTCGGCCGTGACGGCACCGTGTCGATCACCATCGCCGGCAACCCGGCTTCGCAAGTGATCGGCAACCTGCAGACCGCCGACTTCATCAACCCGGCCGGCCTGCAAGCCGTGGGCAACAACCTGTTCCTCGAAACCGCTGCTTCCGGCGCACCGCAAATCGGCACTCCGGGCCTGAACGGTTTCGGTACCACGCTGCAGAACACCCTGGAAACCTCGAACGTTAGCACCGTTGAAGAGATGGTCAACATGATCACCACTCAGCGCGCCTACGAGATGAACTCCAAGGTGATCTCCACCGCCGACCAGATGCTCTCGTTCGTAACGCAGAATCTGTAA
- a CDS encoding flagellar hook-associated protein 3, with the protein MRISTAQYYGTQASDYQRNFNKAVATASEASSLQRINTAADDPIGAGRLLQLGQQAAMLDQYKTNVDTTKSALNVQESTLDSITTALARAKELALAANNGTITDKDRQAYASEMGEIQQQVLGLMNAKDANGNYLFSGSKTDTAPYSKNSDGTFTYNGDQTTINLGIGDGMTVGTNTTGWDAFQQTINTGRTNTKMTAPAVDDGRVVLSNGTVGTVATYDAKFTAGQPYTVDFVSSTQLKITDALGNDVTAEASQNGLISNSSGANQTVSFRGVDLKLNVNLKAGDTNPDAVIAGHSFQLSASPDSFTTTRNPGNPSTSVITGSTITDQAAYNAAFPQGGAVLKFTSATDFDLYAAPVTADSKPVSSGTVVGGNATAAGVTFALGNTPATGDQFSIQPNNHQTQNVLDTLGQMISALNTPVDGDPVAKQKLQGAMEAGLGNIDAAANQIGTAVTTIGARGQALDMQAITNDSLTTANSTTQGSIRDSDPAEVMTRLTLQQTMLQAAQLAFSKISQLGLFNKI; encoded by the coding sequence ATGCGCATTTCCACCGCCCAGTATTACGGAACGCAAGCTTCGGATTATCAGCGTAACTTCAACAAGGCCGTCGCCACCGCGAGCGAGGCGAGCAGCCTGCAGCGCATCAACACCGCCGCCGATGATCCGATCGGTGCCGGACGTCTGCTGCAGCTGGGTCAGCAGGCAGCGATGCTGGATCAGTACAAGACCAACGTCGATACCACCAAAAGCGCGTTGAATGTGCAGGAGTCCACGCTGGACTCGATCACCACGGCGTTGGCCCGCGCCAAGGAACTCGCGCTGGCCGCGAACAACGGCACGATCACCGACAAGGATCGCCAGGCTTACGCCTCGGAGATGGGCGAGATCCAGCAACAAGTGCTGGGCCTGATGAACGCCAAGGACGCCAATGGTAATTACCTGTTCTCCGGTTCGAAAACCGATACCGCGCCTTACTCGAAGAATTCTGACGGCACATTCACCTACAACGGCGACCAGACCACCATCAATCTGGGCATCGGCGACGGCATGACCGTGGGCACCAATACCACCGGTTGGGACGCGTTCCAGCAGACCATCAACACCGGCCGCACCAACACCAAAATGACTGCGCCAGCCGTCGATGACGGCCGTGTCGTGCTGTCCAACGGCACCGTCGGCACTGTTGCCACCTACGATGCCAAGTTCACTGCCGGGCAGCCGTACACCGTCGATTTCGTCAGCAGCACCCAGCTGAAGATCACCGATGCCTTGGGCAACGACGTGACCGCCGAGGCCAGCCAGAATGGCCTGATCAGCAACAGCAGCGGCGCCAACCAGACTGTCAGCTTCCGTGGCGTAGACCTCAAGCTGAACGTCAACCTGAAGGCCGGCGATACCAATCCGGACGCGGTTATCGCAGGGCACAGCTTCCAGCTGTCGGCCTCGCCGGACTCGTTCACCACCACGCGCAATCCGGGTAACCCGTCGACCAGCGTGATCACTGGTTCGACCATCACCGATCAGGCGGCCTATAACGCAGCGTTCCCGCAGGGCGGCGCGGTGCTCAAGTTCACCAGTGCCACCGATTTCGATCTGTATGCCGCGCCGGTGACGGCCGACAGCAAGCCGGTTTCCTCGGGCACGGTAGTGGGCGGTAACGCGACGGCTGCCGGTGTGACTTTCGCCCTGGGCAACACGCCGGCAACGGGTGATCAGTTCTCGATCCAGCCAAACAATCACCAGACCCAGAACGTGCTCGACACCCTGGGCCAGATGATCTCCGCGCTGAACACGCCGGTCGATGGCGATCCGGTTGCCAAGCAGAAGTTGCAGGGCGCGATGGAGGCAGGCCTCGGCAACATCGACGCCGCCGCCAATCAGATCGGCACCGCAGTCACCACCATTGGTGCGCGCGGCCAGGCGCTGGACATGCAGGCCATCACCAACGACAGCCTGACCACGGCGAACAGCACGACCCAGGGTTCGATCCGTGATTCCGATCCGGCTGAAGTCATGACCCGTCTGACGCTGCAACAGACCATGCTGCAAGCCGCGCAACTGGCGTTCAGCAAGATCAGTCAGTTGGGTCTGTTCAACAAGATCTGA
- the flgH gene encoding flagellar basal body L-ring protein FlgH yields the protein MKRFVSVLALGGVVSLAGCVAPAPKPNDPYYAPVLPRTPLPAAANNGSIYQAGFEQNLYSDRKAFRVGDIITITLNERTQASKNANSQMDKNSDNKIGLTSLFGSSLTTNNPIGGNDLSLNAGYSADRSTKGDAKSGQSNSLTGSITVTVADVLPNGIIAVRGEKWLTLNTGDELVRIAGMVRADDIATDNTVSSTRVADARITYSGTGAFADTSQPGWFDRFFLSPLFPF from the coding sequence ATGAAGCGCTTTGTATCTGTTCTGGCATTGGGTGGGGTCGTCTCGCTCGCGGGCTGCGTCGCTCCGGCGCCCAAGCCCAATGACCCTTACTACGCCCCGGTGTTGCCGCGCACACCGTTGCCGGCGGCCGCCAATAACGGCTCGATCTATCAGGCCGGCTTTGAGCAGAACCTGTACAGCGACCGCAAGGCGTTCCGGGTCGGTGACATCATCACCATCACCCTCAACGAGCGTACCCAGGCGAGCAAGAACGCCAACTCGCAGATGGACAAGAACAGCGACAACAAGATCGGTCTGACCTCGTTGTTCGGCTCCAGCCTGACGACCAACAACCCGATCGGTGGCAACGACCTGAGCCTCAACGCCGGCTACAGCGCTGACCGTTCGACCAAGGGCGACGCCAAGTCCGGGCAGAGCAACAGCCTGACCGGCTCGATCACCGTGACCGTGGCCGACGTGCTGCCCAACGGCATCATCGCCGTGCGTGGCGAGAAGTGGCTGACGCTCAACACCGGTGACGAACTGGTGCGCATCGCCGGCATGGTCCGCGCCGATGACATCGCGACCGACAACACCGTGTCGTCGACCCGCGTCGCCGATGCACGCATCACCTACTCGGGTACCGGCGCGTTTGCCGATACGAGTCAGCCAGGCTGGTTCGACCGTTTCTTCCTCAGCCCGCTGTTCCCTTTCTAG